CGCCGCTGTCGCCGCCCTCGGCGCAGACCGTGGTCTGGATCATGCCGTAGACGATGTCGCCGCTGCCGTAGTTGACGGTGGCGTTCAGGGCGGTGACCCGGCCGCTGTGGGTGCCCGTGGTGGAGCCGCGACGGTAGACCGTCGTGCCCACGCTCGGGGTGGCCGCGCTGCTGATGGTCTGAGTGCCGACCGTGCTCGGGTGGGCGACCGACGTGTTGGTGTACCGCACCAGCGCGAAGTCGTTGGTCGGGAAGCTGTAGCTGACGTTCGTGCCCAGCGTCGAGGTCTGGCCCGAGTTGGAGTACCAGGTGGTGGCGACCTCACCGCAGTGGCCGGCGGTCAGGAAGTAGTAGGTGCTCCCGCTGTGCACGTTGAAGCCCAGCGAACAGCGGTAGCCGCCGCCGTAGATGGCGTCGCCGCCGGTGATCAGCTTCTTGAACTGGCCCGGCGTGCGCTTGATCGTGAGCGCGCCGGCGTTGCCGCCCGCCTGCTCCTTGATCTTGGCGAGCTCGGCGGCCGAGACCGTGCTGTCGGCGGTGACGACGACCCGGTTGGTCTTGCTGTCGACGGCCCAGGCGGTGCCCGGGACGTCCGCCTGGAGCACCGAACTGCTGGCGCTCTTCAGCTGGGCGGTGCTGAAGGTGGCGGAGTCGGCCGCGCTCGCGTTGGGGATCGCGATGGCGGCCGCGGCCACGAGTCCGGTGGCGACGGCCATCAGACGGGTGCGTCTCGTGGCGCCGCTCTCGGACAGGGTGGGGGTGGTGCGCTTGATCCTCACTTTTCGTTCCCTCCCAGGGGAATTCGGGGGCCCGTCGAGTGGGGTCGGGGCCCGTGAGGCGCAGCCAGGGCCGACGTTCGTCCGCACAACGGACACGCCGTGCCCCTGACAAGCGCTGTGGGGGAGTATTCGGCCGAACGGCCGGTCGGCGCAAGAGCGCCTTTCGGCCGCCGGATCCGGGACGAACTGGGCGAGTTGACCCCCCTTGCATCTCTCTTGCCCCGGCTCAGGCCAGGTTGCGCTCCCCTGCCTCGATCACCGCGGCAAGGGTGTTGCCGGGCGGCGGGAAGGGACAGATGAAGGCATCGGCGAAGGCGCACGGAGGCAGTACGGCCCGGTTGAAGTCGACGGTCGTGCGTCCGTCCGCGGCGGGTGCGCCGGGGTGCAGGAATCGGAACCGGTAGCTGCTCACCCCACTGCCGGCGTCCGCGAACACCGCCCACAGCGAGCCGTCGCCCTGCACGCTCGCCTGGAGCGTGTGCTCCTGCCCGTCGAGCCGGAACGTCAGCTCCCCGCCGAGCCCGAGACCCCGTTCGCGTCCGTCGGCGTTCGGCACCCGCACGGTCCGCTCCTCGCCGTACGGCGTGAAGCGCGCCGGCACCGACCAGCGCGGCTCGTACGGGGCGACGTCGACCCCGCCTCCGCCCCGGAACCGGCGCCGGGCCTCGGCGGCGGGGTCGAAGTCGCGTATCCCCCAGACTCCCTCGCGGACCAGCACGACCAGCCGTCGCTCGCCGTACGCGACCCGGGCCTCGCCCGCCGGTCCCCCGTCGGCGCCGAGCCGCACCTCCCCGCTGAACGGCTTGCCGTCCACGCTCAGCCCGTCGTCCTCGACTGCGGTGAGCACCACTGCGTCCTCTTCCGCCGCCCAGACCCCGGGGGTGTCCCGAAGTCGACCGTCCGGATAGTCCTCCAACCAGTACGTGCCGGTGAGGGCCAACGGCCCGTAAGGCGCCGAGAGCGTCTCTATGCGCTGCTCGCGCCACTGCTTGAAGTCGTCGACCGCGTCTGTCGTCATGTGCTTGATCCTTTCCTCACATCGTCCCCGCTGCGTACTGGGCTTGGGCCGGTCGGCCCAGACCCAGGTGCTCGCGGAGGGTGCTGCCCGGGTAGAAGGTGCGGAACAGGCTGCGGTGCTGGAGCAGTGCGACCGTGCCGTTGACCAGGCGTTCCAGGTCGCGGCGCGGTTCCACGGGAGTGAGGTGGAAGCCGTCGACGGCGCCGTCCTGGTGCCAGGAGGCGATCAGGTCGGCGAGGTCGACGGGACCGCCGCGGTAGAGGGGGCCCTGTGCCGTCTGCCGGGGGCCGCCCCCGCCATGGCTCGGCTCGGCCGCGTGCTCCCCGTCGCCGAGGTCGATCAGCAGGCGGACCAGGACCCGCAGGGAGTCCGGGTCCCGGCCGGACTCGGCGGCCTCCCGGCGCAGCAGGTCGCGCACGGCCCGGGCCTGCGCGGAGCTCGCCGCGGGGACGAGCACGACGTCGGCGTACCGGGCCGCGGTGACCAGGCCGTGCTCCTCGGCGGCGTCGACGGCGTCGACGACCCGTACGGGGTAGCCCTGCGGGGGACGGGGATGCTCCTGCGGGGGACGGGGGTGGTCCTGCGGAGACCGGAGCGCGGAATCGTCCGCCGCGCCGGCTGAACCTGACGAGCCGACTGAACCGCCTGAACCGGCTGAGTCGGATGAG
This window of the Streptomyces sp. NBC_01275 genome carries:
- a CDS encoding S1 family peptidase: MRIKRTTPTLSESGATRRTRLMAVATGLVAAAAIAIPNASAADSATFSTAQLKSASSSVLQADVPGTAWAVDSKTNRVVVTADSTVSAAELAKIKEQAGGNAGALTIKRTPGQFKKLITGGDAIYGGGYRCSLGFNVHSGSTYYFLTAGHCGEVATTWYSNSGQTSTLGTNVSYSFPTNDFALVRYTNTSVAHPSTVGTQTISSAATPSVGTTVYRRGSTTGTHSGRVTALNATVNYGSGDIVYGMIQTTVCAEGGDSGGPLYSGTVAYGLTSGGSGNCTSGGTTFFQPVTEALSYYGVSVG
- a CDS encoding DUF1684 domain-containing protein, which encodes MTTDAVDDFKQWREQRIETLSAPYGPLALTGTYWLEDYPDGRLRDTPGVWAAEEDAVVLTAVEDDGLSVDGKPFSGEVRLGADGGPAGEARVAYGERRLVVLVREGVWGIRDFDPAAEARRRFRGGGGVDVAPYEPRWSVPARFTPYGEERTVRVPNADGRERGLGLGGELTFRLDGQEHTLQASVQGDGSLWAVFADAGSGVSSYRFRFLHPGAPAADGRTTVDFNRAVLPPCAFADAFICPFPPPGNTLAAVIEAGERNLA
- a CDS encoding LLM class flavin-dependent oxidoreductase — encoded protein: MTSSHVTSSHGRGLLHLAAGVDQPGVREADSYVELVRLAERGGLDFVTLDDASAGPGSGPGFDASAVLSRAALVTHRVGLVPAFARPVTTLTEPFAALDQVSRGRAGWRLGLPGTEGTKGKARLPGSRQAGDAETWDGAAARFTDRDKPRRTNHVDSAADSSPSSPSSPSSDSAGSGGSVGSSGSAGAADDSALRSPQDHPRPPQEHPRPPQGYPVRVVDAVDAAEEHGLVTAARYADVVLVPAASSAQARAVRDLLRREAAESGRDPDSLRVLVRLLIDLGDGEHAAEPSHGGGGPRQTAQGPLYRGGPVDLADLIASWHQDGAVDGFHLTPVEPRRDLERLVNGTVALLQHRSLFRTFYPGSTLREHLGLGRPAQAQYAAGTM